ctccaccatgtttcacagataggAAACGTTTCCTATACCCCTCTATCTTGTCCACGTGAGCTTTAGCAAAATGACTCATAAACCTTAACATTAGAAAATCTGATAGTTTGATAAAGGCCTCTAGCTGCTTTCTTTGTGACCTCAAGGACTATTACATGTCTTGCTCTTGGCTCAATCTTTGTTGGATGACCACTCCTGGAGATGGTAATAAtggtttcgatttttttttttttttagtttagtttagtacaAAATCTTTGCAAATTGGCGGATGGGTACAATCTTTAGGGATGGTTTGTAATCTTGACCAGTCTCTATTCATTCCATTAAACACTTTTCACAAACAGGTTTTGTTAAGATTAAAttttgttcttaaaataaatcagGGTGCCCACTCACAGCTGATTGTTGAAAACACCTGACACTTAATTTTACCGTCAAATTATCTTCCAGTCCTCAAGGGTCCCATATTTTTGCCACTCAGTATTATAGATATGCAATATAGGATAATTTTCATTGATAAGTAAATGACCAAGTCTAAGTCTAATATGTTCATCTCTATTGTTAGATTTGGTTCTCTTCATCTAAATTAGGACTCtattataaattatacatataGAAAGTATTCACATGTATTCACAAACTTTAAAGCACCATAGCATGTCAAAGTACTTCCcaatatgttacagtatgttggttcaaagcaagagaaagagagtacaACACACttgacactttttaaaaaattattatcaaattattttattattccaaaGGGTACCATATTTTTGCCATTTAGATATGGCAGAAATATGCAGTGTAAgtttatttttctcaataagtaAATGATCAAGTAATATGTTTGTCTTATTTGTTAGTTTTAGTTCTCTTTGTCTAATTTAGGACTGTGAGATGGAGGATGATTTAGGTGAAATTTATACAGACATACAGAAAGTTCTGAAGTATTCACAAACTTTAAAAAGCACTACAGTATGTCAAAGTATGTCCCAGAATGTCACGGTATGTTATTtcaaagcaagagaaagagagtacaACACAAGACAGCACCTCATGCAATATTAATAGGACAAGGGAAGACATGCATTCcaaaacaaattaaacacacaGCTATCTATACTCACTGTAAGACCCTGCCTGCTTCTGGAGGCCATCCTTCGGTCCAGAACATGCTGACGGCGGCGGGCCTCCCAGTGCATAGCTGACATTTTACACCACCGGGTGAAAGACCTGAGTGGGAGATGGATTTATGTGACTAGTCAGTGGAACGTAACATGAGAGTCTCCCACTTCCTGACTAAAGTAATTCAAGCTCACTTGCTGAGAGGTGTTCATTGTTATTGCATACATGTTAGGAAAAACCCTGCTGAACGGATTTATTAGCTGCTTATGAATTCAAGGTTCCTTAATGCATTGTGGAGGACATtcagtttccttttttttaatagaaaaaaatgttaAGGTGCATAGCTGAATGTTGAAGTAAATAACTGTACGGGCTGCATGCTATCAGTAACATTTGGTCAGTTAATGATAGTATAATACACTACCACACTAAGGCTGGTGTAGAATATTTAGgcctcattttaaaatgaattcaaaTTTTCATCATGAAGAGAAAAACCTGCGACAGATGGACACTCCAAAACGAGAAGCACTTACCAGCTTCAGCCCTCTGAAGAGTCTGTGCACTCCAGTGACCACACTGACCCTGCTCTGCAGGAGTTTGACAGCTCACACGTTTCTTAGCAACGCCCCTGAAACAACAAAGAGACTTCTAGAGCCCAAGCCACAGGCAACTTATTATAAATTACTGTGACATCAGAACCACAGTAACTGTGTCATGAACATACATCCGTGAAAGAACTTAACCTATTAAAGCCCAGACCCAGTTCTGAATACTGATACAAAAGTCTAATATAATCAGTTCAATTAATTGAGcaaagcattgttttttttcttaatgtaatAAGTAGGACAAATGACTATTAATGTTTTATGGCTAAAATCCATcatttttatttgatcattttgttctagaaactgTGTCagctacttacttacttacatacacttttaaaaggagggAGTTGttttttatctccagcactaacttCTAAAGTAAAGCAcatctacattctgtaaataacctcataatgaacaaacacacatttacacactgtcctgtaaGGATGCTCTCAGGATATTAAGTAGGGAATATGTTACTTAGGGACTTAATGAGTTAAAGTAATGAACAGAGTGCTGTACGAATCTTTGTAAAACAACATTGGACAAGACAACCATGTAAAAATGACAGTTCTTGACAATGTATCAACATCATATTattgatgaaccaatagaaatgtccCAAAATGAAATGCTTCTTTTGCTTATCCTGTATATTTGCCATTTGGAGATAGTTGATGGTGCTGACAGTTGCTTGTGGCTGCTTTCTGCTTCATGGGTTGTACTAAATTGTCACTGtgtaatataaaaataagtatctccaaaatggtacaTTTACACAATGTTATTAACTTTGAACAGaagttaatgttaaataaaagtttGTAACTTTAgataatttctattggttctTCTGGACATGTTTTGtagttaaaaaattaaataaataaataaatacacaatacacagaTAGTTTTTATTGATAGATAGGTTTTATTGATCACCATCGATCTGTCAGTACTGATGAGACTGGAGATAATTAGATGTGAGTCCTGAAGTAACACAGACCTGATTCATGGTGGTGCTAATGTGGTTTTTGAGGTTTAATGCCAAGCTTTAGCCTATATGTAGTGAAGATCAGTGTTTTTACGAGTAATCAATGTTTCGCAAATGTGTTATCTTCCCCTCAATACACCTAATCCAGCTCCTGAAGAGAATTCATTAAGGACTGGATAATAAGCCTGGCTGAAGAGCTGAATCAGGTGAGCTTGTGAGGAAATAGAATAGAAACATCTAGTGCAGTGATAACTTGAAAAACTCAGAATGACGTATTTAGTGACATTTGCCTATGAGAGATGTAGGCTGCTTTTGCTCTGCTATTATTTATGTCCACAACATAAACCCTGCTGAAGAGGTTACTGATCTGAGCATAGCAACATATTTCATAACACTCAATAAGGCTGTGAAAGCTGATAATAGTTCAGCGTTCTTTTGCTTGGGATGCTTCAGAAATATGAGGAAACTGCTTTCAAAACCTGTACTGCTCAGTTGTTATACACTCTTACGAAACAGGTTATTCAGTAGTGGTTTAGGAATGGCAATTGTTCTATCTCATTAAATGAAAACTATAAATGTGCTAAAAAAGGTTCAACTTctcagcatgcacccacacctgACTTCCATGATTCCACAGATCACATGATGCAACAGGGTTCTGCTCTCCAggttactaattggctccacctgccCTATCTAGTATAATACTTAgtcctttgctgagtattgaatctagattTTCTAGCTCTTCTGCGACGTTTGTTATTGTTCTGCCTTCCCCGTAACTGACccatttttgtattattgtttatCGCCCTTTACCTCGCCTATTCTATTGATTGCCTGTTGCCgacctttttgtatttttggaccTCTCTTTTGCCTTCTCCCTTGTGTTGTTGGATTTACTGTTTATGAACTTGCTTTGCCTGACTGTTTTTTGATATGTTGTTGACATTTTCTGTCATTCTGTTACTGATCTTGCCTGTCGCTCACAATCCTTGTAAGCCTTGTgccttttattaaaaaatatatatatatttaatttttatctgcgagtgtctgtcccTGGTCTGGCATGCGTGAGACCTGTATTTTAACAAATGGAAGAACCGGTTATATCCCAGTTGGCACACAACcaaccttcaacgttgaaatgtggttgaaatatgattgaagtaatgtctgttgttgtatAGTGATGTCAACATTTTATCACTACACAATTTCAAGAAACATTTGGATGGAGGGAtaaaaatttattttactttcatttgcagtaattgctttttaatttggcaccaattcttcatcATACCTTCATCATGTTccatttgttttactgttgtgtttttgagattaaTTGTTTATTCAGATTGGTAGAGTTGGgaaacattctttatactcagcttttcTACACgtgatgtaagtttattattaacactttgttaaccataggatgttctagttttagtgagttagggtttattaaaggttgaacgtacaaCACTGAAACAACGTTGCCATTATCATCGTTGATTCACTTTATAAAATTAACACCAAATCTAACGGTGATTCAGCGTTGAAATGCCAACTGGGGTAGAacctttttagaacttttttagtTCGCAGCTTCTTACAGTTATCACTTAGCTTCATTGTGTAAGTGTGGCTGTGGACTGtgctacaaaactacaaaaattacaaaaataattttaagcaTATTGGCTTTACCGAACACCAGAGGGAGCCACGGTGGCGTGCATTTTTTTCTCCACTCGTACTCGGGCAGACCCCGTGCTCTACACTGGGTTTGGGGCAGTGTGATAGATACATGTgtagccggtgttctgtcgagttgtgctaccctgtcaaaccatgcaaccatagtgtatatttaagtgtaaaaatacgaAAGAAGCACTATATTAGATCATGTTCTCAGTAGATGTAGGTTAGTATATTGGAGAGCATAAATCAATCACTGTATGTATCTTGGCAAAGTTGTTGCAATGAGaggtcattacaaactgcttttgtatttttttttatataataattgttgtatttattattattaattttcatatacgcttttgtgcaatgacagtgagtccaggttgaGTCCACAAACAGCccccacaaaaaaacagaattattatttttgtaaaaataaacacgATAAATACTTAAAAGGTGTAATTCAgggcatgcgcagtacctttagaaagcacgtatcgatgggtagcacaactcgacagaacaccaatCCAAACGGAGGGGGCGGAGTTTTCGGATACTTTTAGCCAATTCGAGCACAATAGAAAAGTATGGACCGCgattagccaatcacagagcaggcGGAGGCGGGCTCTGCCGGAATACGGGTGGTAACTGGAATAGCGCAGCCGTGGCTGGAGTGAGTAGTGGAGCGTGCTGGTGACGTCAGGTGCAGGTTGTTGTTGGATGTGGCGCGCGTGCCCCGCGCTCATTGCCTTGGATCGGAGAGAGCGGCGGCAGCGGCGGCAGGGACTCGGCGGAGGTGCGGAAAATCACCATGGTTTGGAAGCGAAGAGTCGACTGGATGTTCTCGGCAGCGCTGCTCGGTATAAAAGTCCATTAGGTAAGCGGCTCAGAGCGGAAGagaatattttttgtaatgttttaatgttaaaaagaaGCCCTGTAACAGAGTAACAGCTTGTGCGCGTGCCTGTCCTGCGCTCAGAGTGCAGATAAATGTATTGACTGTGCTTAACAATGCAAGTATTTAATACAGGGTCAGGATACAGCGGCGGGACACGCTGACACAATGCCTGTTTTAGAGGCTTCTTGGGTTTTTAATTACATGGAGAAAGGTTTAAAAACTTCAGCTTGTCTTCTTCATGCTGTCTAACATTATAGAttatagacatagatagatagatagatagatagatagatagatagatagatagatagagcactTTATTAATACGAGAGGGAATTGTGAATATTGCAGTAGCTCAATGTACAGAAATGGCAATCAGAGTAGCGACGTAAAATCCaacaatattatacagtataaagtaAAAAGCTTTCAAAATATACAAACATGAAAATATAATAAGAAACATTGTGCAACATTCAAATGTGCtatctttttaataaaatgttagcTTATTATAAACAGCATAGcagataaagatatataaataatatatgtactGTTGTCGAATAAGCAGAGCCTATTTTAAAATGTAGCTATCTCAGTACTACTAAAGTCAAAGAGGACATACTAGTATCCCCTCTCATGCCAGACTCTTGTTTAGCTACATTTTAAAAGAGCATCCTTCTTTTTAATGTTGTTCAAGATTTGTTTGTGTGGAATAATGTAGATGATGTACAAAATAAGAAGATTATGTTGTTTATGGTCAAAGTAAATTACAGTCAATGTAAATCATGGGTAAACAAGGCCTACTCGTAGATTGTTTTCCACAGACAGCGCATTAACTTGCCATGTAGATTGCTGGATTGCTGTGAGAAATCTATTTCTGTTTAGCAGTCTTAAGAGGATTAGCCCGTGGAGAACCCTCAGCACCCAGTTATAGTCTGAGAATAACACCGCCGCTCCTAGAATGACCTGaattcatttcattgtttttttttcttagcacTTAAGTCTACTAATATATCACATTTATTATGTGCAAATAAAAAATCTCCATAATTGCAAGTTTGCCATCACAGAGTAAGGAAAAAATCTTCTTAAGGAAGTTCATTTGGTCCATTTAACATGAAATTTCGACACACTGTAAAGGATAGTTGCTGTGTTTCATTTACTTtagtaaaatgaatgaaaaccatgTTTTTCCTTGGACAGGAACTATAGTCATTTAACCTACACTATAATGCAACTATAATGTATTACCCAAGTCCCTTTATTTTAATGCCTAGAAGCTTCTTTTACTAAAATAGAATCTATGTCAAATTGATTTTCATCCCAGAGGATGCTGATTAAAGGGGTaaccagggccgctgctaaggttttggaggccctaagcataactggtcatggccacatacactttaaaaatggttaaacatgcgcaagatttagcgcctccatgcattttttgattatttatttgactggaaaatgtcacatctggcaacaaccaacagagcaaaccgagccgtgccatttcaggcaataggggtgggggcattatattatgcacaaaaataataacgtgccgcttttaagtagtagagtaggtgccccatgcaatgtttaaagacaaaaaagatgagcgtatcataaataattcacattgggttttaaatttaataatgtcataatttcaacacatttcattctcagtcaatttggctctctgcaactgcaaaatggttgaggcctaacgctggctgcgttgtctgcgtatgcagagcggcggccctggggGTAACCCCTTTAGCTGAGCACTGTTACTGCTGTCTCTAAGGGATCTTTGATAGTAACCAGCTGTTGTGTTTGCTTTGATTAGGTCCAACACTGTGCCTCTGGTCTCATTGCCCCACCGTCTGCCTGCAGCCCCTTTGAAGTAGGTGCAAATGCCAAACACTTAAAACAGCACAGACGAGCCTGCTGCCTGTCACAGGGGAGTGAGAAATCCAGATTGCCATGGGAAACCAACTGACAGAAATTGCCCCCAACACACCATTCCTGCCTAACTTCCAGTGTCTCCATGTGGTGGTCATCGGGCTGGACTCTGCTGGCAAGACGTCCCTTCTTTATAGACTCAAGCTAAAGGAGTTCGTTAAGACCATTCCGACCAAGGGCTTCAACACGGAGAAGATCAAAGTGCCGGTGGGCAACGGCCGAGCCATCACTTTCCAGGTGTGGGACGTGGGTGGTCAGGATAAGCTACGGCCCTTGTGGAAGTCGTACACGCGGCGCACCGACGGCATGGTCTTTGTGGTGGACTCCACTGAAGCCGAGCGTATGGAGGAGGCTAAGGTGGAGCTGCATAAAATCACACGCACGTCAGAGAACCAGGGTGTGCCAGTACTAGTGTTGGCCAACAAACAGGATCTTCCGGTTGCGCTGGCTGTCAGCGAGGTGGAGAAAGTTCTCTCTGTACACGAACTGAGCGCCAACACCCTTCACCATGTGCAGGGCTGTAGTGCTGTGGATGGACAAGGCCTTCAGCCAGGCCTGGAAAAACTGTATGAGATGATCCTTAAAAGGAAAAAGATGGTGAGGCACAGCAAGAAAAAGAGATGAGCGTCTTCAGGGCCCTTTCACGACATGGTTATTTCACTTAACCTCCATAATGGACTCCGTGTTATTGTAGGATTTTTTTTGCCGGTGAATCTCTGAACAAAGGAATGGATCCAGATGGCCATGGGGTCAGGAGAAAATGAATCTGACCTTTATGTGTCACACAGTATTGAACTGCTTTCTTCCATACTTAGTATTTGCTGTGCAGCTGCCCTTTGTGTCTGAGGAATTTGTGATAGATCTGATAGGATGTAGTATCAACAGGATTTGAGCCTATGGAAACCTATGCCTTTTATTCATGTTTCCTCCAATAGAGGAAAAGACTGAAAATGAGGATCATTGCTCTGCAACACTTTGCTTTTTTTGCAGCAACACCTCACTGAACTgccttttatttcagtttttctagATGGACTGCCCATGCTGATATAATAAGAGGCTAtataaatgtttatgttaagCTAATCGTGGAGTTAACGTTTGAAACAGAACCTATATTCACACTTATAAGGTCAAGTTTTAGTTAAGAAACCTGATTGTTTCTACACACTGTACATAGTTTTTTGTATTGCTGAGGAATGAATAAATTATAGATGACTTTGACActaataatgtgtttaaaaatctaTCTCTTATTTTGAGGAGTTCTATATTTATGAACAAATGAGATCAATTTTAAAAGTCCAGTTTCAGTGTGTAGGATTACAAATATGGCTAACCGGAGGCAATCCAGTGAGACCTGATCTGTCTTCTTGCAGATTTTTCTGTAAGGGAATCAGTAGGCCTCTGTTATTCTGAGGTTTCATATGTATCAGAGTTTCACAGCCTACAGCCAGGAATTCTACCCTGTTTTAACATATCTTCTAGATTAGATATACATCCAACAGTGTCCTTGGGTGATGAAACATTATACCAAAACAGCAGTTGTCACAGACCTATTTATAGACGCAGTGCTTGTGATGATGTCACTGCTGGCCCGTGAGCATGTTTGAAGGGAATGCTTCATTTGTCGATGAAAGGGGGTTCGGTCTCACTTTGCGTCCTGCTGGAGacaatgtaaaatttaaaactaaatatttaacttATGCAGAATTCATTTCTTGGAAAAATAAAGCAGATATTGTACACCAGTTCAGGTTTATATTCTAGTTGAATTATTCACATTTATGTGGATAATTACAGTTTAAATTTCTTTCTGAGGTAGATTTATGTGATTTGTGTGCATTTATGTACCAAAATAATTTACAATTCACAAATATTTTTCAAGATCTCTTTAATTTATCCCTACGCTGTCTCATTATACAGGTGTTATAATtccaaatattaaaataacaatgcatatcaatactaaaaaaaaactgaaacaataCCAGTATAACAGATAACGgaaataaatgtaaaggtttttacAATAATCAATGCAGTGTAAAGACAATATGTGATTGGATGTCACTGTAAACCCAATTTTGAAGTTTAGGTTGGTGGCGTAACAAAGTATACCTTTATGATTCTGATCTCTGGGTTAACCTTAAGTTTAATTCAGTCACTTTTTGTTTGTGAAACATTTATATGACTTATGTTGCTATTATTCTAAATAATGACATTggtaaaatcttttttaaaacctAGTTTAAGACTGTTACTGGAactgaaatgttttttaaatttagATCATCTTGAAAATATTATATAGTGACGTTGGTAATTCCAGAACAGTGACAACGCTAGTTAGGATTGGTTGGTGACACATTTGTTGTGAGTAACAAGTCTCTGGGTGACAACATTTCCTCCTATGTCCGACTAGGATTTGATTATTACACCAATAGGAGTCTTTGGGCACTACATTTACTTATCtgtgtaacattttaaaatatgtctTAATAGGAGACAAATACCAGAAATGTAATGAAAAACGTGTTGTGTCTCAATCAAAACACAGTCTGGGCTGGAATACTTCTTATTTATAACTTAATCATAaataggtaaagctaagctactgTTGGGTGAATGGAGAGATGCATTGTTTTTTTGTGATATCATGGAAATCCTGCATTCAAAACAGATTGTACTGTATTTGCAGCTTAATTTTCATGTTAATTAAAACTGTAGAAacaaaatgagaacagtatgttATCAAACTAACAATTTGTAAATCATCTGTGTTAGGCAAAATCAGGCGGTTTAAATTACATGACATGATAAATGGTTCAACAGAAATGCCCAAAATTACTAGGAATAAaaggtttttgtaattttgaaGGTATGAGGTTTTTGTGTGACCTAGATGATTTACATCATAATGTTTAATACCAAAAAGCCTaggacatttgttttttttttcattttatggaCACTTGCTTAGGAAATGGACTGAAGTCATGTTAAATGTATTCATTCACAGGTATAATGATCTAAAAAAACGTCTTGAACCATAAAAGATCAGGATGCAATTAGCTTTTTATAGGTGAGATGTTACTGTGTTCTGGTTCATTGTTTATCAGTGTTAAAGCAAATGGTGTGAGACCCAGCCCCCACCAGAGCACAGTCAGGCACTAAATCCATTTACTATACTCTCAACTTCCCAGTGAGGCAGCAGCTTCAGGCCTGATTGGATTAATTAGCAGTGTGGT
This genomic stretch from Astyanax mexicanus isolate ESR-SI-001 chromosome 15, AstMex3_surface, whole genome shotgun sequence harbors:
- the arl4d gene encoding ADP-ribosylation factor-like protein 4D — protein: MGNQLTEIAPNTPFLPNFQCLHVVVIGLDSAGKTSLLYRLKLKEFVKTIPTKGFNTEKIKVPVGNGRAITFQVWDVGGQDKLRPLWKSYTRRTDGMVFVVDSTEAERMEEAKVELHKITRTSENQGVPVLVLANKQDLPVALAVSEVEKVLSVHELSANTLHHVQGCSAVDGQGLQPGLEKLYEMILKRKKMVRHSKKKR